The bacterium genome has a window encoding:
- a CDS encoding efflux RND transporter periplasmic adaptor subunit → MNLRRDLTRTALLLAGTGILLGLGACSQGQQAAAPQAPPVTVAQPTRGEVKDYMIFTGSTRAVESADVVARVAGELEEVAFAPSSNVAAGDLLFRIEETKYRADRDAARAALASAEANLLRSKTELQRVEKASRSRAVSEMDVDRARAERDMAAASVATARANLDQAELFYGYTRVTSPISGVVSRNLVDVGNLVGQGGPTLLTRVNRLQPIYVYFHAPENVVLRYLASKSVEQKRDGSDAERAAAFVARANDEGFPFPGVIDFIDNQVDPETGTIELRVRLENESLDFFPGLFVRLKVEADPIPDSVLVPETALGTDLGGKYLLVVGEGNIVEQKYVSLGLPQEGGLIHVRDGLAGDETIIVDGLMFARPGMPCTPLTAEQFKAMRQQAAAQAQGKQG, encoded by the coding sequence ATGAATCTGCGGCGAGATCTGACCAGGACGGCCCTGCTGCTCGCGGGCACCGGCATTCTTCTCGGACTGGGAGCCTGCTCCCAGGGCCAGCAGGCCGCGGCCCCCCAGGCGCCGCCGGTGACGGTGGCCCAGCCCACCCGCGGCGAGGTGAAGGACTACATGATCTTCACCGGCTCGACCCGCGCGGTCGAGTCGGCCGACGTGGTGGCCCGCGTCGCCGGCGAACTGGAGGAGGTCGCCTTCGCGCCGAGCAGCAACGTCGCCGCCGGCGACCTGCTCTTCCGCATCGAGGAGACCAAGTACCGCGCCGACCGCGACGCCGCCAGGGCGGCCCTGGCCTCGGCCGAGGCCAACCTGCTGCGGTCGAAGACCGAGCTGCAGCGGGTGGAGAAGGCCAGTCGCAGCCGCGCCGTGTCCGAGATGGACGTGGACCGGGCGCGGGCCGAGCGCGACATGGCCGCGGCCTCGGTGGCGACCGCGCGGGCGAACCTCGACCAGGCCGAGCTCTTCTACGGCTACACCCGGGTCACCTCGCCCATCAGCGGCGTCGTGAGCCGGAACCTCGTCGACGTGGGCAACCTGGTCGGCCAGGGCGGTCCGACCCTGCTGACGCGCGTCAACCGCCTGCAGCCCATCTACGTGTACTTCCACGCGCCCGAGAACGTGGTCCTGCGCTACCTCGCGTCCAAGTCCGTCGAGCAGAAGCGCGACGGCTCCGACGCCGAACGCGCCGCGGCGTTCGTCGCCCGGGCCAACGACGAGGGCTTCCCCTTCCCGGGCGTCATCGACTTCATCGACAACCAGGTCGATCCCGAGACGGGCACCATCGAGCTGCGCGTCCGGCTGGAGAACGAGAGCCTCGACTTCTTCCCGGGCCTCTTCGTGCGGCTCAAGGTCGAGGCGGATCCGATCCCCGACTCGGTGCTCGTGCCGGAGACGGCCCTCGGCACCGACCTCGGCGGCAAGTACCTCCTGGTCGTCGGCGAGGGCAACATCGTCGAGCAGAAGTACGTGAGCCTGGGGCTGCCCCAGGAGGGCGGACTGATCCACGTGCGCGACGGCCTGGCGGGCGATGAGACGATCATCGTCGACGGCCTGATGTTCGCGCGGCCGGGCATGCCGTGCACGCCCCTGACGGCGGAGCAGTTCAAGGCGATGCGGCAGCAGGCCGCCGCCCAGGCCCAGGGCAAGCAGGGCTAG